The proteins below are encoded in one region of Triticum aestivum cultivar Chinese Spring chromosome 1B, IWGSC CS RefSeq v2.1, whole genome shotgun sequence:
- the LOC123097216 gene encoding bidirectional sugar transporter SWEET6a, whose protein sequence is MVSTDAARNIVGIVGNVISFGLFLSPVPTFWRIIKAKDVEEFKPDPYLATLLNCMLWVFYGLPIVHPNSILVVTINGIGLVIESAYLIIFFIYATRNTRLKMLGVLTAEALFMVAVVAGVLLGAHTHEKRSMIVGILCVIFGSVMYASPLTIMGKVIKTRSVEYMPFVLSLVNFLNGCCWTGYALIKFDLYITIPNGLGAIFGLAQLILYGCYYRSTPKKGKNVELPTVKVTKNSVGGGRVSVTVEK, encoded by the exons ATGGTTTCCACCGACGCCGCCCGCAACATCGTCGGCATCGTCGGCAATGTCATCTCCTTCGGGCTCTTCCTCTCCCCTGT GCCGACGTTCTGGCGGATCatcaaggccaaggacgtggaggAGTTCAAGCCGGACCCCTACCTGGCGACGCTGCTCAACTGCATGCTCTGGGTCTTCTACGGCCTCCCCATCGTCCACCCCAACAGCATCCTCGTCGTCACCATCAACGGGATCGGGCTCGTCATCGAGAGCGCCtacctcatcatcttcttcatctacgCCACCAGGAACACACGG CTGAAGATGCTCGGCGTGCTCACCGCCGAGGCCTTGTTCATGGTGGCCGTGGTGGCCGGCGTGCTCCTTGGCGCCCACACCCACGAGAAGCGCTCCATGATCGTCGGCATCCTCTGCGTCATATTCGGCTCGGTCATGTACGCCTCCCCGCTCACCATCATG GGTAAAGTGATCAAGACCAGGAGCGTGGAGTACATGCCATTCGTCCTCTCCCTGGTGAACTTCCTCAACGGCTGCTGCTGGACGGGCTATGCCCTCATCAAGTTCGACCTCTACATCACG ATCCCCAATGGCCTCGGTGCAATCTTCGGCCTCGCCCAGCTGATCCTCTACGGATGCTACTACAGGTCGACTCCCAAGAAGGGGAAGAATGTCGAGCTGCCTACCGTCAAAGTCACAAAGAACAGCGTTGGCGGCGGCAGGGTCTCGGTCACCGTTGAGAAATAA